The following are from one region of the Canis lupus baileyi chromosome 25, mCanLup2.hap1, whole genome shotgun sequence genome:
- the SMCO3 gene encoding single-pass membrane and coiled-coil domain-containing protein 3: MAQSDFFYPENPRRRQEVNRLHQQLLDCLSDSFHATNKLIGVLNMHLGCKLASIEMKRDGTIKENCDIIIQAMMKIQKELQKVDEALKDKLEPTLYRKLQDIKEKETEKIAIVQKVISVILGEATSAASAVAVKLVGSNVTTGIINKLVTVLAQIGASLLGSIGVAVLGLGIDMIFRAILGAVEKTQLQAAIKSYETHLVEFKSASEKYHHAITEVTNTVKQQMK; this comes from the coding sequence ATGGCTCAGAGTGACTTCTTCTATCCAGAAAACCCACGGAGAAGGCAAGAAGTAAACCGTCTTCACCAGCAGCTACTTGATTGCCTATCTGATAGCTTCCATGCCACCAATAAGCTGATTGGGGTTTTAAACATGCACTTGGGGTGCAAGCTGGCCTCCATTGAGATGAAAAGAGATGGGACCATCAAAGAAAACTGTGATATCATCATCCAAGCCATGATGAAAATCCAAAAGGAATTGCAAAAGGTTGATGAAGCCCTAAAAGATAAACTAGAGCCAACCCTCTACAGAAAACTTCAagatattaaagaaaaggaaacagagaaaattgCAATAGTACAAAAGGTCATTTCAGTCATCCTGGGAGAAGCTACTTCTGCAGCCAGTGCAGTCGCTGTTAAACTTGTAGGCTCAAATGTCACAACTGGCATCATTAACAAGTTGGTCACTGTGTTAGCTCAAATTGGTGCTTCTCTCCTTGGTAGTATAGGAGTTGCTGTTCTTGGCCTTGGCATAGATATGATCTTCCGTGCCATCCTGGGAGCAGTGGAGAAAACACAGCTTCAAGCAGCCATTAAAAGTTATGAGACGCATCTGGTGGAATTCAAGTCAGCTTCAGAAAAATATCATCATGCCATTACTGAGGTCACCAACACAGTGAAACAGCAAATGAAATGA